A single window of Streptomyces cathayae DNA harbors:
- a CDS encoding branched-chain amino acid ABC transporter permease, producing the protein MTTQITAPETPNAPTTGSAPTGLIPLPEHIGRALATGGALLTVASAFLAWTWTSAFPGDLTVYGYPGGLQVLVLIGGALTALFALSSYSVKGLGWATPAGADAAIKLAALAAFGTTWYTVLAISVKLGGVVNLEPGGYLAAAASLTALLGALALPFERPDPDPIDPEDSGWNQFKHKTAHGKRQLQAAFATGTIRPLGKLPSYAEILIIIAAMAIGLTVFTYGIGTAYDELFIGFLITVGLCFTALLKAGLVARISAITSKHRNITMIGAFVAAAAFPFTQSDDQYATIGVYILIFATVALGLNIVVGLAGLLDLGYVAFLGVGAYTAALVSGSPSSPLHIQMPFWASALLGALVSMIFGVLIGAPTLRLRGDYLAIVTLGFGEIFRIAVLNTDGTSGPDITNGSAGISSIPNLNILGFDFGQEHTLLGFTIGRFANYFLLMLLITLVVVIVFRRSSDSRIGRAWIAVREDETAARAMGINGFRVKLVAFALGATLAGLAGAVQAHVTYTVTPEQYMFAHVVPPNSAFLLAAVVLGGMGTISGPLVGAALLYLIPAKLQFLGDYQLLAFGLALVLLMRFRPEGLIPNRRRQLEFHENTEAPAALSKAGV; encoded by the coding sequence ATGACCACACAGATCACCGCACCCGAAACCCCCAACGCCCCCACCACCGGCAGCGCACCCACCGGGCTCATCCCCCTCCCGGAACACATCGGCCGCGCCCTGGCCACCGGCGGCGCCCTCCTGACCGTCGCCTCCGCCTTCCTCGCCTGGACCTGGACCTCCGCCTTCCCCGGCGACCTCACCGTCTATGGCTACCCCGGCGGCCTCCAGGTACTCGTCCTCATCGGCGGAGCCCTGACCGCCCTCTTCGCCCTCTCCTCCTACAGCGTCAAGGGCCTCGGCTGGGCCACCCCCGCCGGCGCCGACGCGGCCATCAAACTCGCGGCCCTCGCCGCCTTCGGCACCACCTGGTACACGGTGCTCGCCATCAGCGTGAAACTCGGCGGCGTCGTCAACCTGGAACCCGGCGGCTACCTCGCCGCCGCCGCCAGCCTCACCGCCCTCCTCGGCGCCCTGGCCCTCCCCTTCGAGCGCCCCGACCCCGACCCCATCGACCCCGAGGACAGCGGCTGGAACCAGTTCAAGCACAAAACAGCCCACGGCAAGAGGCAACTGCAGGCAGCCTTCGCCACCGGCACCATCCGCCCCCTCGGCAAACTCCCCTCCTACGCCGAGATCCTCATCATCATCGCGGCCATGGCCATCGGCCTCACCGTCTTCACCTACGGCATCGGCACCGCGTACGACGAACTCTTCATCGGCTTCCTCATCACCGTCGGCCTCTGCTTCACCGCACTCCTCAAGGCCGGACTGGTGGCCCGCATCTCGGCGATCACCTCCAAGCACCGCAACATCACCATGATCGGCGCCTTCGTCGCCGCCGCCGCCTTCCCCTTCACCCAGTCCGACGACCAGTACGCCACCATCGGCGTCTACATCCTGATCTTCGCCACCGTCGCACTCGGCCTGAACATCGTCGTCGGCCTCGCCGGCCTCCTCGACCTCGGATACGTCGCCTTCCTCGGCGTCGGCGCCTACACCGCCGCCCTGGTCTCCGGCTCACCCTCCTCACCCCTGCACATCCAGATGCCGTTCTGGGCCTCGGCACTGCTCGGCGCCCTGGTCTCCATGATCTTCGGCGTCCTCATCGGCGCCCCCACCCTGCGGCTGCGCGGCGACTACCTCGCCATCGTCACCCTCGGCTTCGGTGAGATCTTCCGCATCGCCGTCCTCAACACCGACGGCACCTCCGGACCCGACATCACCAACGGCTCCGCCGGCATCTCCTCCATCCCGAACCTGAACATCCTCGGCTTCGACTTCGGCCAGGAACACACCCTCCTCGGATTCACCATCGGCCGCTTCGCCAACTACTTCCTGCTGATGCTGCTCATCACACTGGTCGTCGTGATCGTCTTCCGGCGCAGCAGCGACTCCCGCATCGGCCGCGCCTGGATCGCCGTCCGCGAGGACGAGACCGCCGCACGCGCCATGGGCATCAACGGCTTCCGCGTCAAGCTCGTCGCCTTCGCCCTCGGCGCCACCCTGGCCGGCCTCGCCGGCGCCGTCCAGGCCCACGTCACCTACACCGTGACCCCCGAGCAGTACATGTTCGCCCACGTCGTCCCGCCCAACTCTGCCTTCCTGCTCGCCGCGGTCGTCCTCGGCGGCATGGGCACCATCAGCGGCCCGCTCGTCGGCGCAGCCCTGCTCTACCTCATCCCGGCCAAGCTCCAGTTCCTCGGCGACTACCAACTCCTGGCCTTCGGTCTCGCACTCGTCCTGCTCATGCGCTTCCGCCCGGAGGGCCTCATCCCCAACCGGCGCCGCCAGCTCGAGTTCCACGAGAACACGGAAGCGCCCGCAGCCCTCAGCAAGGCAGGGGTCTGA
- a CDS encoding FdhF/YdeP family oxidoreductase: MATKPPKGDPVQDAPQVTEPKRAAAGLTAIGHSLRMAHRQMGLKRTALTLLDVNQKDGFDCPGCAWPEPEHRHTAEFCENGAKAVAEEATLRRVTPEFFAAHPVADLAGRSGYWLGQQGRLTRPVYLPEGGDRYEPVTWERAFDIVAEEITALGSPDEALFYTSGRTSNEAAFLYQLFARELGTNNLPDCSNLCHESSGSALSETIGVGKGSVLLEDLYKSDLIIVAGQNPGTNHPRMLSALEKAKANGARIITVNPLPEAGLERFKNPQTPKGLATGTALTDLFLQIRLGGDQALFRILNKLIVDTPGAVDEDFVREHTHGYEEFAEAARAADWDATLAATGLTRDDIEQCLRMVLASKRVIVCWAMGLTQHKHSVPMIREIVNFLLLRGNIGRPGAGVCPVRGHSNVQGDRTMGIFERPAPEFLDALEKEFGFTPPREHGYDVVRAIRALRDGKAKVFFAMGGNFVAASPDTEVTEAAMRRARLTVHVSTKLNRSHAVTGARALILPTLGRTERDLQDGGEQFVTVEDSMGMVHASRGRLEPASGQLLSEPAIVCRLARRVLGADSKVPWEEFEKDYATIRDRIARVIPGFEDFNARVAHPGGFALPHAPRDERRFPTATGKANFTAAPVEYPELPEGRLLLQTLRSHDQYNTTIYGLDDRYRGIKNGRRVVFVNPQDARELGLADGSYVDLVSEWKGSGNGDDRDDRDIIEERRAPGFRVVHYPTARGCAAAYYPETNVLVPLDATADTSNTPASKSVVVRLEQSAAD; the protein is encoded by the coding sequence ATGGCCACCAAACCGCCCAAGGGTGATCCGGTCCAGGACGCGCCGCAGGTCACCGAGCCGAAACGCGCGGCCGCGGGCCTCACGGCGATCGGCCACAGCCTGCGCATGGCGCACCGGCAGATGGGCCTGAAGCGGACGGCGCTGACCCTGCTCGACGTCAACCAGAAGGACGGCTTCGACTGTCCGGGCTGCGCCTGGCCCGAGCCGGAGCACCGGCACACCGCGGAGTTCTGCGAGAACGGCGCGAAGGCCGTGGCCGAGGAGGCCACCCTGCGCCGGGTCACTCCCGAGTTCTTCGCCGCGCACCCCGTCGCCGACCTGGCCGGCCGCAGCGGCTACTGGCTGGGCCAGCAGGGCCGCCTGACCCGCCCCGTGTACCTCCCCGAGGGCGGCGACCGCTACGAGCCCGTCACCTGGGAGCGCGCCTTCGACATCGTCGCCGAGGAGATCACCGCCCTCGGCTCCCCCGACGAGGCCCTCTTCTACACCTCCGGACGCACCAGCAACGAGGCCGCCTTCCTCTACCAGCTCTTCGCGCGCGAACTCGGCACCAACAACCTGCCCGACTGCTCGAACCTGTGCCACGAGTCCTCCGGCTCCGCCCTGTCCGAGACGATCGGCGTCGGCAAGGGCAGCGTCCTGCTGGAGGACCTCTACAAGTCCGACCTGATCATCGTCGCCGGACAGAACCCCGGCACCAACCACCCCCGCATGCTGTCCGCCCTGGAGAAGGCCAAGGCGAACGGCGCGCGGATCATCACCGTCAACCCGCTGCCCGAGGCGGGCCTGGAGCGCTTCAAGAACCCGCAGACCCCCAAGGGCCTCGCCACCGGCACCGCCCTGACCGACCTGTTCCTGCAGATCCGCCTCGGCGGCGACCAGGCCCTCTTCCGCATCCTCAACAAGCTGATCGTCGACACGCCCGGCGCCGTCGACGAGGACTTCGTCCGCGAACACACGCACGGCTACGAGGAGTTCGCCGAGGCCGCCCGCGCCGCCGACTGGGACGCGACACTCGCCGCGACCGGCCTCACCCGCGACGACATCGAGCAGTGCCTGCGCATGGTCCTCGCGTCGAAGCGCGTCATCGTGTGCTGGGCGATGGGCCTCACCCAGCACAAGCACTCCGTTCCCATGATCCGCGAGATCGTCAACTTCCTGCTGCTGCGCGGCAACATCGGCCGCCCCGGCGCGGGCGTCTGCCCGGTGCGCGGCCACTCCAACGTCCAGGGCGACCGCACCATGGGCATCTTCGAACGGCCCGCACCGGAGTTCCTGGACGCCCTGGAGAAGGAGTTCGGCTTCACGCCCCCGCGCGAGCACGGCTACGACGTCGTACGGGCCATCCGCGCGCTGCGCGACGGGAAGGCGAAGGTGTTCTTCGCCATGGGCGGCAACTTCGTCGCCGCCTCCCCCGACACGGAGGTCACCGAGGCCGCGATGCGCCGGGCCCGGCTGACCGTGCACGTGTCGACCAAGCTGAACCGCTCGCACGCCGTCACCGGTGCGCGCGCCCTGATCCTGCCGACCCTGGGCCGCACCGAACGCGACCTGCAGGACGGTGGCGAGCAGTTCGTGACGGTCGAGGACTCCATGGGCATGGTGCACGCCTCCCGCGGCCGCCTCGAACCGGCGAGCGGGCAGCTGCTGTCCGAACCGGCCATCGTGTGCCGGCTGGCCCGCCGGGTCCTCGGCGCGGACAGCAAGGTCCCCTGGGAGGAGTTCGAGAAGGACTACGCGACGATCCGCGACCGCATCGCGCGCGTGATCCCCGGCTTCGAGGACTTCAACGCGCGCGTGGCGCACCCCGGAGGGTTCGCCCTCCCCCACGCCCCGCGCGACGAACGGCGCTTCCCCACCGCCACCGGCAAGGCCAACTTCACCGCCGCGCCGGTGGAGTACCCCGAACTGCCCGAGGGGCGGCTGCTGCTGCAGACACTGCGCTCGCACGACCAGTACAACACCACGATCTACGGCCTGGACGACCGCTACCGGGGCATCAAGAACGGCCGCCGCGTGGTGTTCGTCAACCCGCAGGACGCGCGGGAACTGGGGCTCGCGGACGGCTCGTACGTCGACCTGGTCAGCGAGTGGAAGGGCAGCGGGAACGGCGACGACCGCGACGACCGCGACATCATCGAGGAACGCCGGGCGCCCGGTTTCCGCGTGGTGCACTACCCGACGGCCCGCGGCTGCGCCGCCGCGTACTACCCGGAGACCAACGTCCTGGTGCCGCTGGACGCGACCGCGGACACCAGCAACACCCCGGCCAGCAAGTCCGTCGTGGTCCGTCTGGAACAATCGGCGGCCGACTGA
- a CDS encoding ANTAR domain-containing response regulator: MSVPELPQPVDASDDDKSHVPPMTTRVVIAEDEALIRLDLKEMLEEEGYTVVGEAGDGERAVELAREHRPDLVILDVKMPKLDGISAAEKIAEESIAPVLMLTAFSQRDLVERARDAGAMAYLVKPFSKSDVVPAIEMAVSRFTELRELEREVADLSLRLETRKLVDRAKSVLQTVYGLSEPAAFRWIQKTSMDRRMSMQQVAQAVIDDAAEKKAAKG, from the coding sequence GTGAGCGTCCCCGAGTTGCCCCAGCCAGTAGACGCGTCCGACGACGACAAGTCGCACGTGCCTCCGATGACGACGCGCGTCGTCATCGCCGAGGACGAGGCGCTGATCCGGCTCGATCTCAAGGAGATGCTGGAGGAGGAGGGGTACACCGTCGTCGGTGAGGCCGGTGACGGTGAGCGGGCGGTGGAGCTGGCGCGGGAGCACCGGCCGGATCTGGTGATCCTCGATGTGAAGATGCCGAAGCTGGACGGTATCTCGGCGGCGGAGAAGATCGCCGAGGAGAGTATCGCGCCGGTGTTGATGCTGACGGCGTTCTCGCAGCGTGATCTGGTGGAGCGGGCGCGGGACGCGGGGGCGATGGCGTATCTGGTGAAGCCGTTCTCGAAGAGTGATGTGGTGCCGGCGATCGAGATGGCGGTGTCGCGGTTCACGGAGTTGCGGGAGCTGGAGCGTGAGGTCGCGGATCTGAGTCTGCGGCTGGAGACGCGGAAGCTGGTGGACCGGGCGAAGTCGGTGTTGCAGACGGTGTACGGGCTGTCGGAGCCGGCGGCGTTCCGGTGGATCCAGAAGACGTCGATGGATCGGCGGATGTCGATGCAGCAGGTGGCGCAGGCGGTCATCGACGACGCGGCGGAGAAGAAGGCGGCGAAGGGTTAG
- a CDS encoding branched-chain amino acid ABC transporter substrate-binding protein, whose translation MRQRSLIAITAALSAGALTLTACGSRGGDEGPDSGNGGTTTVTIGVDAPLTGDLSALGLGIKNSADLAAKTANKQNFVKGVTFKIVALDDQAQPSSGQQNAVKLVADKTVLGAVGPLNTSVSESMQKVFDDAKLVQVSPANTGPSLSQGPDWQTKKVRQYKAYFRTSTTDAVQGPFAAQYVYNDAKKKKVFVIDDKKTYGAGLAGTFTEEFKKLGGKVVGTEHINPDTKDFSAVATKVKKSGADVVYYGGEYPQAGPLSKQIKAAGAKIPLVGGDGINDADFVKLAGPDSTGDLATSVGAPVEELDSAKKFVADYKDAGYKDEYSAYGGYSYDSAWAIIEAVKKVVEDNGGKLPSDARAKVTEAMQNVSFDGVTGQVSFDEFGDATNKQLTVYKVEDGAFVPVKSGTFTG comes from the coding sequence GTGCGTCAACGTTCGCTCATCGCCATCACCGCCGCGCTGTCAGCGGGAGCGCTCACCCTCACCGCCTGCGGCTCACGAGGCGGAGACGAGGGACCGGACTCCGGCAACGGCGGCACCACCACCGTCACCATCGGCGTCGACGCCCCGCTGACCGGCGACCTGTCCGCACTGGGGCTCGGCATCAAGAACTCCGCCGACCTGGCCGCCAAGACTGCCAACAAGCAGAACTTCGTCAAGGGCGTCACCTTCAAGATCGTGGCCCTCGACGACCAGGCACAGCCCTCCTCGGGCCAGCAGAACGCCGTCAAACTCGTCGCCGACAAGACCGTCCTCGGCGCCGTCGGCCCCCTCAACACCTCCGTCTCCGAGTCCATGCAGAAGGTCTTCGACGACGCGAAGCTCGTCCAGGTCTCCCCCGCCAACACCGGCCCCTCCCTCAGCCAGGGCCCCGACTGGCAGACCAAGAAGGTGCGCCAGTACAAGGCCTACTTCCGCACCTCGACCACGGACGCCGTCCAGGGCCCGTTCGCCGCGCAGTACGTCTACAACGACGCCAAGAAGAAGAAGGTCTTCGTCATCGACGACAAGAAGACCTACGGCGCGGGCCTCGCCGGCACCTTCACCGAGGAGTTCAAGAAGCTCGGCGGCAAGGTCGTCGGCACCGAGCACATCAACCCCGACACCAAGGACTTCTCCGCGGTCGCCACCAAGGTGAAGAAGTCCGGCGCGGACGTCGTCTACTACGGCGGCGAGTACCCGCAGGCCGGCCCGCTCAGCAAGCAGATCAAGGCCGCCGGCGCCAAGATCCCGCTCGTCGGCGGCGACGGCATCAACGACGCCGACTTCGTCAAACTGGCCGGCCCCGACAGCACCGGCGACCTCGCCACCTCCGTCGGCGCCCCGGTCGAGGAACTCGACTCCGCCAAGAAGTTCGTGGCCGACTACAAGGACGCCGGCTACAAGGACGAGTACTCGGCCTACGGCGGCTACTCCTACGACTCCGCCTGGGCCATCATCGAGGCCGTCAAGAAGGTCGTCGAGGACAACGGCGGCAAGCTGCCCTCCGACGCCCGCGCCAAGGTCACCGAGGCCATGCAGAACGTCTCCTTCGACGGAGTGACCGGCCAGGTCTCCTTCGACGAGTTCGGTGACGCCACCAACAAGCAGCTCACCGTCTACAAGGTCGAGGACGGAGCCTTCGTGCCCGTCAAGTCCGGTACCTTCACGGGCTGA
- a CDS encoding branched-chain amino acid ABC transporter permease, whose translation MNELPQQLVNGLLLGSMYGLVAIGYTMVYGIVQLINFAHGEIFMTGAFGALSVYLWVLPNGTSMWIALPLMLLGAIIVAVLVAMGAERFAYRPLRGGPRLAPLITAIGLSLALQQAVWAWYPEAKSARTFPQIDGGPFEIGSVTIQTGDIFVFCAAPISMAILGYFVMKTRTGRGMQATAQDPDTAKLMGVNTDRIIVVAFALGATFAAVGGVAYGLKYGQIEFRMGFILGLKAFTAAVLGGIGNIYGAMIGGLVLGVAETLATAYISDIPGMHQFGSQSWADVWAFVLLILVLLFRPQGLLGERVADRA comes from the coding sequence GTGAACGAACTGCCGCAGCAGCTGGTCAACGGCCTGCTACTGGGATCCATGTACGGGCTGGTCGCCATCGGCTACACAATGGTCTACGGCATCGTCCAGCTCATCAACTTCGCCCACGGCGAGATCTTCATGACCGGCGCCTTCGGCGCACTCTCGGTCTACCTGTGGGTACTTCCGAACGGCACGTCCATGTGGATCGCGCTGCCGCTCATGCTCCTCGGCGCCATCATCGTCGCCGTCCTCGTCGCCATGGGGGCGGAACGGTTCGCCTACCGCCCCCTGCGCGGCGGCCCACGCCTGGCGCCCCTGATCACCGCCATCGGTCTCTCCCTCGCCCTGCAGCAGGCGGTGTGGGCCTGGTACCCGGAAGCCAAGTCCGCCCGCACCTTCCCGCAGATCGACGGAGGCCCCTTCGAGATCGGCAGCGTCACCATCCAGACCGGTGACATCTTCGTCTTCTGCGCCGCCCCGATCAGCATGGCCATCCTCGGCTACTTCGTCATGAAGACCCGTACGGGACGCGGCATGCAGGCCACCGCCCAGGACCCCGACACCGCCAAGCTCATGGGCGTCAACACCGACCGCATCATCGTGGTCGCCTTCGCCCTCGGCGCCACCTTCGCCGCCGTCGGCGGTGTCGCCTACGGCCTCAAGTACGGCCAGATCGAATTCCGCATGGGCTTCATCCTCGGCCTCAAGGCCTTCACCGCGGCAGTCCTCGGCGGCATCGGCAACATCTACGGCGCCATGATCGGCGGCCTCGTCCTCGGCGTCGCCGAAACCCTCGCCACCGCCTACATCTCCGACATCCCCGGCATGCACCAGTTCGGCAGCCAGTCCTGGGCCGACGTCTGGGCGTTCGTACTCCTCATCCTCGTGCTGCTGTTCCGGCCACAGGGCCTGCTCGGCGAGCGCGTCGCGGACAGGGCGTGA
- a CDS encoding ABC transporter ATP-binding protein, whose translation MTTDTTTQGATPDATAPRETVLDARGVTMRFGGLTAVRGVDLTVNSGEIVGLIGPNGAGKTTFFNCLTGLYIPTEGEVRYKDKVLPPKSFKVTAAGIARTFQNIRLFANMTVLENVLVGRHTRTKEGLWSALLRGPGFHKAEAASRERAMELLEFVGLAHKADHLSRNLPYGEQRKLEIARALASEPGLLLLDEPTAGMNPQETRATEELIFAIRDMGIAILVIEHDMRFIMNLCDRVAVLVQGEKLIEGDSATVQQDERVIAAYLGEPFEGAPGEEEIAEVERAEAQAETQAETQAEAEAGTAADTTTDADAAEATTDAAPGKENDR comes from the coding sequence ATGACAACCGACACCACCACCCAGGGCGCCACGCCCGACGCGACCGCCCCCCGCGAGACCGTCCTCGACGCACGGGGCGTCACCATGCGCTTCGGCGGCCTCACCGCCGTACGCGGAGTCGACCTCACCGTCAACAGCGGCGAGATCGTCGGACTCATCGGCCCCAACGGTGCCGGCAAGACCACCTTCTTCAACTGCCTGACCGGCCTCTACATCCCCACCGAGGGCGAAGTCCGCTACAAGGACAAGGTCCTGCCGCCCAAGTCCTTCAAGGTCACCGCGGCCGGCATCGCCCGCACCTTCCAGAACATCCGCCTGTTCGCCAACATGACGGTCCTGGAAAACGTGCTCGTCGGCCGGCACACCCGCACCAAGGAAGGACTCTGGTCCGCCCTGCTGCGCGGCCCCGGCTTCCACAAGGCCGAAGCCGCCTCCCGCGAACGCGCCATGGAACTCCTCGAGTTCGTCGGCCTCGCCCACAAGGCCGACCACCTCTCACGCAATCTGCCCTACGGCGAACAGCGCAAACTCGAGATCGCCCGCGCCCTGGCCAGCGAACCCGGCCTGCTGCTCCTCGACGAGCCCACCGCCGGCATGAACCCGCAGGAAACCCGCGCCACCGAAGAACTGATCTTCGCCATCCGGGACATGGGCATCGCCATCCTCGTCATCGAGCACGACATGCGGTTCATCATGAACCTCTGCGACCGCGTCGCCGTACTCGTCCAGGGCGAAAAGCTCATCGAAGGCGACAGCGCCACCGTCCAGCAGGACGAACGCGTCATCGCCGCCTACCTCGGCGAGCCCTTCGAAGGAGCGCCCGGCGAGGAGGAGATCGCCGAGGTCGAGAGAGCCGAAGCACAGGCCGAGACGCAGGCCGAGACCCAGGCCGAGGCAGAGGCCGGGACAGCGGCCGACACCACGACAGACGCCGATGCCGCCGAGGCCACCACGGACGCCGCGCCCGGCAAGGAGAACGACCGATGA
- a CDS encoding ABC transporter ATP-binding protein, which yields MTALLEVEDLKVAYGKIQAVKGISFKVEAGEVVTLIGTNGAGKTTTLRTLSGLLKPVGGQIKFNGKSLKKTPAHDIVALGLAHSPEGRHIFPRMSIEDNLRLGAFLRNDKAGIEKDIQRSYDLFPILGERRKQAAGTLSGGEQQMLAMGRALMSQPKLLMLDEPSMGLSPIMMQKIMATIAELKAQGTTILLVEQNAQAALSLADHGHVMEVGNIVLSGTGQNLLHDESVRKAYLGVD from the coding sequence ATGACCGCACTCCTCGAAGTCGAAGACCTCAAAGTCGCCTACGGCAAGATCCAAGCCGTCAAGGGGATCTCCTTCAAGGTCGAAGCCGGCGAAGTCGTCACCCTCATCGGCACCAACGGCGCCGGCAAAACCACCACCCTGCGCACCCTCTCCGGCCTCCTCAAGCCGGTCGGCGGCCAGATCAAGTTCAACGGCAAATCACTCAAGAAAACCCCGGCGCACGACATCGTCGCCCTCGGCCTCGCCCACTCCCCCGAAGGCCGGCACATCTTCCCCCGCATGTCCATCGAGGACAACCTCCGCCTCGGCGCCTTCCTCCGCAACGACAAGGCAGGCATCGAGAAGGACATCCAACGCTCCTACGACCTCTTCCCCATCCTCGGAGAACGCCGCAAGCAGGCCGCAGGCACCCTCTCCGGCGGAGAACAACAAATGCTCGCCATGGGCAGGGCACTCATGTCCCAGCCCAAACTCCTCATGCTCGACGAACCCTCCATGGGCCTCTCACCGATCATGATGCAGAAAATCATGGCCACCATCGCCGAACTCAAGGCCCAGGGCACCACCATCCTGCTCGTCGAACAGAACGCCCAGGCCGCCCTCTCCCTCGCCGACCACGGCCACGTCATGGAAGTCGGCAACATCGTCCTCTCCGGAACCGGACAGAACCTCCTCCACGACGAATCCGTCCGCAAGGCCTACCTCGGCGTCGACTGA
- a CDS encoding PaaI family thioesterase: MGEQQHVKFPQEVIDEYTALGVDLQALFSAGHLGTRMGVQILEASAERVVGTMPVEGNTQPYGLLHGGASAVLAETLGSVGSMLHGGATRIAVGVDLNCTHHRGARSGLVTGVATPVHRGRSTATYEIVISDEADRRLCTARLTCLLRDVNPGDAERAAGATG; this comes from the coding sequence ATGGGAGAGCAGCAGCACGTGAAGTTCCCGCAAGAGGTCATCGACGAGTACACCGCGCTCGGCGTGGATCTGCAGGCACTCTTCTCCGCGGGCCATCTCGGTACGCGCATGGGCGTGCAGATCCTGGAGGCCTCGGCCGAGCGGGTCGTCGGGACGATGCCGGTGGAGGGCAACACCCAGCCCTACGGGCTGCTGCACGGCGGCGCCTCCGCCGTACTGGCCGAGACCCTGGGCTCGGTGGGGTCGATGCTGCACGGCGGTGCCACCAGGATCGCCGTGGGCGTCGACCTCAACTGCACCCACCACCGGGGCGCCCGCTCCGGCCTGGTCACCGGCGTCGCCACCCCGGTGCACCGGGGGCGGTCCACGGCGACGTACGAGATCGTCATCAGCGACGAGGCCGACAGGCGGCTGTGCACCGCGCGCCTGACCTGTCTGCTGCGGGACGTGAACCCGGGCGACGCCGAGCGGGCGGCCGGCGCCACCGGCTGA